In Romboutsia lituseburensis, a genomic segment contains:
- a CDS encoding MATE family efflux transporter produces MQENILKQGRISSLFVKFSVPAIIAMVVAGMQTVIDGLFLGNLIGPNAMASVSIGGPYIQFVIGFSMLISVGSLSFMGRSLGEGKEKLAQDIFKTSFILLSLGAIFFSFLGVVFSENIGLTLGSNDILIHDVSIYIKTISVCILPMCLGFLIGFTNRLVEKPDLYFKGMIVSLIVNITLNYILIKKLQLGIAGAALATGLSYSSVFIVVLPPMLKKENIINLFIGKFKKSTIFPVIYNGSSEAMSALATVVSAYLFNNAFMKIAGESGVAAFTSINYIAQFGMLTVFGIADGITSIISYNYGAKEFGRVKSIVKLSLYVSSVVCFATFIVLFFFSDNLINMFVGSDEFVGELAKTGSKLYAFSFIFNGFSIIYSSYFTAIGYAKESIIIALNRGLIFILIGIIILPKLIGIHGIWLTVPFAELLTFIISLYLMNKYRLPSTHANIKDLEYANTKY; encoded by the coding sequence ATGCAAGAAAACATATTAAAACAAGGTAGAATCTCAAGTCTATTTGTAAAGTTCTCCGTGCCAGCTATTATAGCAATGGTAGTAGCAGGCATGCAAACAGTTATAGATGGTTTATTTTTAGGTAATCTTATAGGTCCAAATGCTATGGCTAGCGTTAGTATAGGTGGTCCATATATACAGTTTGTCATAGGATTTTCAATGCTTATAAGTGTTGGTTCTTTAAGTTTTATGGGAAGAAGCTTAGGCGAAGGCAAAGAAAAACTAGCCCAGGACATATTTAAAACATCATTTATATTATTAAGCTTAGGTGCTATATTTTTCTCTTTTTTAGGTGTTGTATTTAGTGAAAATATTGGTTTAACACTAGGCTCTAATGATATTTTAATACATGATGTTTCAATATATATAAAAACAATCTCAGTATGTATATTACCAATGTGTTTAGGTTTTTTGATTGGCTTTACAAATAGACTTGTTGAAAAACCAGATTTATACTTTAAGGGTATGATTGTAAGTTTAATAGTAAATATTACTCTAAACTATATATTAATAAAAAAACTACAGTTAGGTATAGCTGGTGCGGCTCTAGCTACTGGACTATCTTATTCGTCTGTGTTTATAGTAGTTCTACCACCTATGTTAAAAAAGGAAAATATTATAAATTTATTTATAGGTAAATTTAAAAAAAGTACTATATTTCCTGTTATTTATAACGGTTCATCTGAAGCTATGTCTGCTCTTGCAACTGTTGTATCTGCATACTTATTTAATAATGCATTTATGAAAATTGCTGGCGAATCAGGCGTTGCTGCTTTTACAAGTATTAACTATATTGCTCAGTTTGGAATGTTAACAGTGTTTGGAATTGCTGATGGTATAACCTCTATAATAAGCTATAACTATGGTGCAAAAGAGTTTGGCCGAGTTAAGTCTATCGTAAAATTATCACTATATGTGTCTTCTGTAGTTTGCTTTGCTACATTTATAGTATTATTCTTTTTTAGTGATAATTTAATCAATATGTTTGTTGGTTCAGATGAATTTGTAGGTGAATTAGCTAAAACTGGGTCTAAATTATATGCATTTTCATTTATTTTTAATGGTTTTAGTATAATATATTCATCATATTTCACAGCTATAGGTTATGCTAAAGAGTCTATAATAATAGCTTTAAACAGAGGATTAATATTCATACTAATCGGGATTATTATTTTACCTAAGCTTATAGGTATACATGGAATTTGGCTTACAGTTCCTTTTGCTGAGCTATTAACCTTCATTATATCTTTATATTTAATGAATAAATATAGATTACCATCTACCCATGCTAATATAAAAGACTTAGAATATGCCAATACAAAATATTAA
- a CDS encoding MerR family DNA-binding transcriptional regulator codes for MKLSIGEVSKIFNISKETLRYYDKIGILKPEVNSQNGYRYYLFKHLEKLSLILGIKLLGISLADIKDTIESEDLNKYKDLVLKQEEILQVKKKELEHLEYNLNESKKVLDIVTSFQNEYNFDNLEISDKNYTLYALDIKKLLSSNISPIDTLSLEKELSYLNEEINDTYIYLYTIVENNSVREDENVLFIKENSRNINLLEKYLNKEYLDSLKLRMYGKYVSVNFYGTVKEINEYILSLNKYFNCPKNNSAYVTYEFYLPKKTDDVTYFVNISLNVSR; via the coding sequence ATGAAACTTTCAATAGGCGAAGTTAGTAAAATTTTCAATATAAGTAAAGAAACACTTAGATACTATGACAAAATAGGAATTTTAAAACCTGAAGTTAATTCTCAAAATGGATATAGATATTATTTGTTTAAGCATTTAGAAAAATTAAGTTTAATTCTGGGAATAAAGCTTTTAGGTATATCTTTGGCAGATATCAAAGACACTATAGAAAGTGAAGATTTAAACAAGTACAAAGACTTAGTCTTAAAGCAAGAAGAAATTCTTCAAGTAAAAAAGAAAGAACTTGAGCATCTAGAATATAATCTGAATGAAAGTAAAAAAGTTTTAGATATTGTAACTAGTTTTCAAAATGAGTATAATTTTGATAATTTAGAAATATCGGATAAAAACTATACACTTTATGCTCTAGATATAAAAAAATTATTAAGTTCAAATATTTCTCCTATCGATACACTTTCATTAGAAAAAGAATTATCGTATTTAAATGAAGAAATAAATGATACTTATATTTATTTATATACTATTGTTGAAAATAACAGTGTACGTGAAGACGAAAATGTTTTATTTATAAAAGAAAACTCTAGAAATATTAACTTACTAGAAAAATATTTAAATAAGGAATATTTAGATTCTCTAAAATTAAGAATGTATGGAAAATATGTTTCTGTTAATTTTTATGGTACTGTTAAAGAAATAAATGAGTATATATTATCTCTTAATAAATATTTTAATTGTCCTAAAAATAATAGTGCTTATGTAACATATGAATTTTATTTACCTAAGAAAACTGATGATGTAACCTATTTTGTTAATATAAGTTTAAATGTTAGTAGATAA
- a CDS encoding serine hydrolase domain-containing protein gives MINVIPKKIKLLYNSLSAFKRDNLANSFQTMYQIQPSKRINKGSEVFYFEKELESLPKKFKFKEEKISTDKFIEETNTTGIIVISNDKIKYENYFLGANENTLLSSNSVCKSFVSALLGIAISEGYINSVNEPIGNYVPELKNTELEKISIKDCLQMSSGIDFDEDTDMSKMSISMLLGKPAIKYISKLKLEIQPGTLRKYSSINTEIIGEVITNATGCSLSDYLENKIWKRIGVENDAYWTLSNNKELAMGGLSISLRDYARFAKIYLNNGKFNNEQIIPSKWIEESIDIREYHLRPGVNNDSYNTFGYGYKWWIPEGNEKEFMAIGIYSQWIYINLSKNVIIVKTSAHPGFMDKDHELKTLALFRSIVGNL, from the coding sequence ATGATAAATGTAATACCTAAAAAAATTAAACTTCTGTATAATTCTTTATCAGCTTTTAAAAGAGATAATCTTGCTAATAGTTTTCAAACAATGTATCAGATTCAACCATCTAAAAGAATTAATAAAGGGTCAGAGGTATTTTATTTTGAAAAAGAATTAGAATCATTACCTAAAAAATTTAAATTTAAAGAAGAAAAAATTAGTACCGACAAATTTATAGAGGAAACAAATACTACAGGTATAATAGTCATTTCTAATGACAAAATAAAGTATGAAAATTACTTTTTAGGAGCGAATGAAAATACATTATTGTCATCAAACTCAGTTTGTAAATCATTTGTATCTGCATTACTTGGAATAGCAATAAGTGAAGGATATATAAATAGCGTAAATGAACCTATAGGAAACTATGTACCAGAGTTAAAAAATACTGAACTAGAAAAAATATCTATAAAAGATTGTTTACAAATGTCATCAGGGATTGATTTTGATGAAGATACTGATATGAGTAAAATGTCGATCTCTATGTTACTTGGAAAACCAGCTATTAAATATATATCAAAATTAAAATTAGAAATTCAACCTGGAACATTAAGAAAATACTCAAGTATCAATACAGAAATAATAGGTGAAGTTATAACCAATGCTACTGGTTGTAGTTTAAGTGATTATCTAGAAAATAAAATATGGAAGCGCATAGGTGTAGAAAATGATGCGTATTGGACTTTAAGTAATAATAAAGAGCTTGCAATGGGAGGATTAAGTATATCGTTAAGGGATTATGCACGTTTCGCTAAGATATATCTAAATAATGGTAAGTTTAATAATGAGCAGATTATACCTTCTAAATGGATTGAAGAATCAATAGATATAAGAGAATATCATTTAAGACCAGGTGTAAATAATGATTCATATAATACTTTTGGATATGGTTACAAATGGTGGATACCAGAAGGGAATGAGAAAGAATTTATGGCTATAGGTATATATAGTCAGTGGATATATATCAATCTAAGTAAAAATGTTATTATTGTAAAAACAAGTGCACATCCTGGATTTATGGACAAAGATCATGAGCTAAAGACACTTGCTTTATTTAGATCTATTGTAGGTAACTTATAA
- a CDS encoding iron-containing alcohol dehydrogenase: MNRFTIPRDLYFGDDAIDYLKNAKGTKAMLVIGSERLIKDGTVPKIQENLKEANIETIVFTGVENDPSVATVRKGVEMMNEFNPDLIIGIGGGSPIDAAKAMWIFYEYPEFTFEEAAKPFNLPELRQKAHFIAIPTTSGTATEVTSFSVITDNETGVKYPIADYNITPDIAIVDTNLVQTMPKTLVANTGMDALTHAIEAYVSNARNPITDALAMKSIEMIYDNLANSFNGEDQARKDMHIAQNLAGMAFSNAILGIVHSMSHKTGKIFDIPHGLANAIYLSAAIQFNAKTAKDAYADIARRLGLSGNTEDELVNSLVNVVKQFRKDMGMANSLKEFGLSEEIFNKNLQSISETAVADPCTGTNPREISVEEMKELFKAVYYGEDVNF; the protein is encoded by the coding sequence ATGAATAGATTTACAATACCAAGAGACTTATACTTTGGAGATGATGCAATAGACTATCTAAAAAATGCAAAAGGTACTAAAGCAATGCTTGTTATAGGTTCAGAAAGATTAATAAAAGATGGAACAGTTCCTAAAATACAAGAAAACTTAAAAGAAGCTAATATTGAGACAATAGTTTTTACAGGAGTTGAAAATGACCCTTCAGTTGCTACTGTAAGAAAAGGTGTTGAAATGATGAATGAATTCAACCCAGATTTAATAATAGGAATCGGTGGAGGTTCTCCAATAGATGCAGCAAAAGCTATGTGGATATTCTATGAATACCCAGAGTTTACTTTTGAAGAAGCAGCAAAACCATTTAACTTGCCAGAACTTAGACAAAAAGCTCATTTCATAGCAATACCAACTACAAGTGGAACTGCGACAGAAGTAACTTCATTCTCAGTAATAACAGATAATGAAACAGGAGTAAAATACCCAATAGCGGATTATAATATAACACCAGATATAGCTATAGTAGATACTAACTTAGTTCAAACTATGCCTAAAACGTTAGTAGCAAATACTGGTATGGATGCTTTAACACATGCAATAGAAGCTTATGTATCTAATGCTAGAAATCCAATAACAGATGCTTTAGCTATGAAATCAATAGAAATGATTTATGACAACTTAGCTAATTCTTTCAACGGTGAAGACCAAGCAAGAAAAGATATGCACATAGCACAAAACTTAGCAGGTATGGCATTCTCAAATGCAATACTAGGTATAGTTCACTCTATGTCACATAAAACAGGTAAGATATTTGATATACCTCATGGCTTAGCAAATGCTATATACTTATCTGCTGCAATACAATTTAATGCTAAAACAGCAAAAGATGCATATGCAGATATAGCTAGAAGATTAGGATTATCTGGAAATACAGAAGATGAATTAGTTAACTCATTAGTAAATGTTGTAAAACAATTCAGAAAAGATATGGGAATGGCTAATTCATTAAAAGAATTTGGTTTATCAGAAGAAATATTTAATAAAAACTTACAATCTATATCAGAAACAGCAGTGGCTGATCCATGTACAGGTACAAATCCAAGAGAGATATCAGTAGAAGAAATGAAAGAATTATTTAAAGCAGTTTACTATGGAGAAGATGTAAACTTCTAA
- a CDS encoding NAD(P)-dependent oxidoreductase, whose amino-acid sequence MKELINKANQCLLCKNPRCKQNCPINTDIPTIISLYKDGKIKEAGEILFDNNPLSAICGIVCPHENQCLGNCVKGIKGEPVEFYKIEKEISTEFLKGGKLVQTNKNNKKVAVVGSGPAGLTISVELIKKGYDVTVFEKNEKLGGILRYGIPEFRLDRDIIDNLINLLKKAGVKFKVNTSIGQVITIDKLFEDGYDAVFIGTGVWNPKRLNIKGETLGNSYYAINYLKSPKKYDLGEKVVIIGAGNVAMDAARSAKYYGAKEVHVVYRRDFSDMAATKVEIMDALEEGVEFLTYKAPVEIYENGIVLADTKKIANEDGNNSVIKVENSESLFECDSILIAVSQIPRNTIISNNESVKANDKGLIIIDREGNTSREGVFSSGDVTHGPKTVIEAVVSSKKVANSIDNYLKSKRNN is encoded by the coding sequence ATGAAAGAACTAATAAACAAGGCAAATCAATGTTTACTATGTAAAAATCCAAGATGTAAACAAAATTGTCCTATAAATACGGATATTCCAACTATTATCAGTTTATATAAGGATGGAAAAATAAAAGAAGCAGGAGAAATTTTATTTGATAATAATCCATTATCTGCAATATGTGGCATAGTATGTCCTCATGAAAATCAATGCTTAGGTAATTGTGTAAAAGGAATAAAAGGAGAACCTGTAGAGTTTTATAAAATAGAAAAAGAAATATCAACTGAGTTTTTAAAAGGTGGAAAGTTAGTACAGACAAATAAAAATAATAAAAAAGTTGCTGTTGTAGGTTCAGGTCCAGCAGGGCTTACTATCTCTGTAGAACTTATAAAAAAAGGTTATGATGTGACCGTTTTTGAAAAAAACGAAAAACTAGGTGGAATTCTTAGATATGGTATCCCTGAATTTAGATTGGATAGAGATATAATAGATAATTTAATAAATTTATTAAAAAAAGCTGGAGTTAAATTTAAAGTAAATACTTCAATAGGTCAGGTTATAACTATAGATAAATTATTTGAAGATGGATATGATGCTGTATTTATAGGTACAGGAGTGTGGAACCCAAAGAGGTTAAATATAAAAGGAGAAACTCTAGGAAACTCTTATTATGCAATAAATTACTTAAAATCTCCAAAGAAGTATGATCTAGGTGAAAAGGTAGTTATAATAGGGGCAGGAAATGTTGCTATGGATGCAGCAAGAAGTGCAAAATATTATGGAGCAAAAGAAGTTCATGTAGTTTATAGAAGAGATTTTTCAGATATGGCTGCAACTAAGGTAGAAATAATGGATGCATTAGAAGAAGGTGTAGAGTTTTTAACATATAAAGCTCCAGTTGAAATATATGAAAATGGAATTGTGCTTGCAGATACAAAAAAGATTGCTAATGAAGATGGAAATAACTCTGTAATTAAGGTAGAAAATAGCGAAAGCTTATTTGAATGCGATTCTATATTAATTGCAGTTAGCCAGATACCGAGAAATACTATTATTTCAAATAATGAAAGTGTAAAAGCAAATGATAAAGGTCTTATTATAATAGACAGAGAAGGAAATACATCGAGAGAAGGAGTATTTTCTAGTGGAGATGTTACTCATGGACCTAAAACTGTTATAGAAGCAGTAGTTTCATCTAAAAAAGTTGCAAATTCTATAGATAATTATTTAAAATCAAAGAGAAATAATTAA
- a CDS encoding DEAD/DEAH box helicase, with translation MQFTDLDIIRPIQKALKEEGYSNPTPIQAKSITPLLEGRDLLGCAQTGTGKTASFAIPIIQQIYNDKKSLKGKRTIKAVILAPTRELAIQIQENFNAYARHTNIKSLVIFGGVSQNPQTKALKEGVDILIATPGRMLDLYNQKFLKLNDVKHFVLDEADSMLDMGMIHDVKRIISYLPKVRQNIFFSATMPKEISKLADSIFKNPVKVEVAPVSSTTEMVEQNIYFVSKKQKTNLLIELLKNNPKESVLVFSRTKHGANKITRDLMESSISAAAIHGNKSQNARQLALNSFKEGKIRVLVATDIAARGIDIDELPYVINYDLPEVAETYVHRIGRTGRAGRTGRATAFCSMEERDLYKAIEKLINKKIEVVGKHSFVSSAEDITVAPKRNNRGNRKPNSNRSNNKNTTKPKRKTT, from the coding sequence ATGCAATTTACAGACTTAGATATAATTAGACCAATACAAAAGGCATTAAAAGAAGAGGGATATTCAAATCCTACACCAATACAAGCAAAATCAATAACACCATTATTAGAAGGTAGAGATTTATTAGGATGTGCACAGACAGGTACAGGTAAAACTGCATCATTTGCAATACCTATAATACAACAAATATATAATGATAAAAAATCATTAAAAGGCAAAAGAACTATAAAAGCAGTTATACTAGCGCCAACAAGAGAATTAGCAATACAAATACAAGAAAACTTTAACGCTTATGCAAGGCATACAAATATAAAAAGTTTAGTTATATTTGGAGGAGTATCTCAAAATCCTCAGACTAAAGCATTAAAAGAAGGAGTAGATATATTAATAGCAACTCCTGGTAGAATGCTTGATTTATATAATCAAAAATTCTTGAAATTAAATGATGTTAAACATTTTGTTTTAGATGAAGCAGATAGTATGTTAGATATGGGTATGATACATGATGTAAAAAGAATAATTAGTTATCTGCCAAAAGTTAGACAAAATATATTCTTCTCAGCTACTATGCCAAAAGAGATATCAAAACTAGCAGATTCAATATTTAAAAATCCAGTTAAGGTAGAGGTTGCACCAGTATCATCAACAACTGAGATGGTTGAACAAAATATTTATTTTGTAAGTAAAAAACAAAAAACTAACTTACTTATAGAATTATTAAAAAATAACCCAAAAGAATCTGTACTTGTATTTTCAAGAACAAAGCATGGGGCAAATAAAATAACTAGAGATTTAATGGAATCATCAATAAGTGCAGCTGCAATACATGGTAATAAATCTCAAAATGCGAGACAGTTAGCATTAAATAGTTTTAAAGAAGGTAAAATTAGAGTATTGGTAGCGACTGATATAGCAGCAAGAGGAATTGATATTGATGAATTACCATATGTAATAAATTATGATTTACCAGAAGTTGCGGAGACTTATGTTCATAGAATTGGTAGAACCGGAAGAGCTGGAAGAACTGGTAGAGCAACAGCATTTTGTTCAATGGAAGAAAGAGACCTTTATAAGGCTATAGAAAAACTTATAAATAAAAAAATTGAAGTTGTAGGAAAACATAGTTTTGTATCTAGTGCAGAGGATATAACTGTAGCACCTAAAAGAAACAATAGAGGGAATAGAAAACCTAACAGTAATAGATCTAATAACAAAAATACTACAAAGCCAAAAAGGAAGACAACATAA
- a CDS encoding DEAD/DEAH box helicase, producing MTKTNFKDYKLSNEILKSLDMLNYKSPTKVQQEVIPVALENKDILVKSQTGSGKTATFAIPLCELVDWEENKPQALILTPTRELAIQVKEDVFNIGRFKRIKVLALYGKSSFELQAKELKQKTHIVVGTPGRTIDHIKEGNFVTDNIKYLVLDEADEMLSMGFLEQVEEIISALPVERVTMLFSATMPEDIYALSQKYMKDHVTIEIKAKTLTVDRIQQDGYRVEETGKLNLLKDVTTVENPDSCVIFCNTQAKVESLYNELTKLKYPCDKIHGGMEQDERIKVMNSFKKGYFRYLIATDVAARGIDIDNITHVINYDVPVLRENYVHRIGRTGRAGKEGRAITFVMRSDERRIFEIHSYTGKELTIKMKPSKRLVMSLKPEFDKKLEQRQKLKEDKGANLSQEIMKLHINAGKKTKMRPVDIVGTLCSIEGMTAQDIGVISVLDVSTYVEVLNNKGEMVLKELQTKNIKGRPRKVTKAEM from the coding sequence ATGACAAAAACAAATTTTAAAGATTACAAGCTAAGCAATGAAATATTAAAATCTCTTGATATGCTAAACTATAAATCACCAACAAAAGTTCAACAAGAAGTAATACCAGTTGCATTAGAAAATAAAGATATACTAGTAAAATCACAAACGGGAAGTGGAAAAACAGCAACATTTGCAATACCACTATGTGAACTAGTTGATTGGGAAGAGAACAAACCACAAGCACTAATACTTACACCGACAAGAGAACTTGCAATACAAGTTAAGGAAGATGTATTTAATATAGGTAGATTTAAAAGAATAAAAGTACTAGCTTTATATGGTAAATCATCTTTTGAACTACAAGCAAAAGAGTTAAAACAAAAAACTCATATAGTAGTTGGAACACCTGGTAGGACAATAGACCATATTAAAGAAGGAAATTTTGTAACGGATAATATAAAATATCTTGTATTAGATGAAGCAGATGAAATGCTTAGTATGGGATTTTTAGAACAAGTAGAAGAGATAATATCAGCACTACCTGTTGAACGTGTGACTATGTTATTTTCAGCAACTATGCCAGAAGATATATATGCGTTATCACAAAAATACATGAAAGACCATGTTACAATAGAGATCAAAGCAAAAACTTTAACAGTAGATAGAATACAACAAGATGGATATAGAGTAGAAGAAACAGGTAAGTTAAATTTATTAAAAGATGTAACTACAGTAGAAAATCCAGATAGTTGTGTGATTTTCTGTAACACTCAAGCTAAAGTAGAATCTCTGTACAACGAGTTAACAAAACTTAAATATCCATGTGACAAAATACATGGTGGTATGGAACAAGATGAAAGAATTAAAGTAATGAATAGTTTTAAAAAAGGATACTTTAGATACTTAATAGCAACAGATGTAGCTGCTAGAGGTATAGATATAGACAACATCACTCATGTAATAAATTATGATGTACCTGTATTAAGAGAAAATTATGTTCATAGAATCGGAAGAACAGGTCGTGCAGGTAAAGAAGGTAGAGCGATTACTTTTGTTATGAGATCTGATGAAAGACGTATCTTTGAAATACATTCATACACAGGCAAAGAATTAACAATAAAAATGAAACCAAGCAAAAGACTTGTTATGAGCTTAAAGCCTGAATTTGATAAAAAGTTAGAGCAAAGACAAAAGCTTAAAGAAGATAAAGGTGCAAATTTAAGTCAAGAAATCATGAAGTTACACATAAATGCGGGTAAAAAAACTAAGATGAGACCTGTTGATATAGTTGGTACACTTTGTAGCATAGAAGGTATGACTGCACAGGACATTGGTGTTATAAGTGTACTTGATGTATCTACTTATGTTGAGGTTCTAAATAATAAAGGTGAAATGGTACTAAAAGAACTACAAACAAAAAATATAAAAGGTAGGCCACGAAAAGTAACTAAAGCAGAAATGTAA
- a CDS encoding helix-turn-helix domain-containing protein produces MPVDRTNKVSCSHYRCEIEVTLEVIGGKWKSLILWNLGIHKVIRYNEFRTIIPDISQKMLTQQLRFLEKNLLINRKIYNQVPPMVEYSLTDLGEKLLPILNQMDIWGKEFVNEFSK; encoded by the coding sequence TTGCCTGTAGATAGAACAAATAAGGTTAGTTGTAGCCATTATAGATGTGAAATTGAGGTTACACTTGAAGTTATAGGTGGTAAATGGAAATCCCTTATATTGTGGAACTTAGGTATTCACAAAGTTATTCGATATAATGAATTTAGAACCATAATACCAGATATAAGCCAAAAGATGTTAACTCAACAACTAAGATTTTTAGAAAAAAATCTTCTTATAAATAGAAAAATCTATAATCAAGTTCCCCCTATGGTTGAATATTCACTTACTGATTTAGGTGAAAAATTATTACCTATATTAAATCAAATGGATATTTGGGGTAAAGAATTTGTTAATGAATTCTCTAAATAA
- a CDS encoding deaminase domain-containing protein — translation MTEICNTSNNRKKQRLKINNINDLKDALRKEGYKEINLEDINFKENIAKIFKIDNPVIDIMYESLNNNDITYRADNANNFIEYMKNIKLFQNEHIKLSKKINKIRKLNISRVEYERIVSTQDNVDHMLNDIEKIKIIVSKKINPKDIYKLENLEKQLDKDYIYAKDIELLKKMIGTGRGNKIEVYNHDTKTKTISIEIPDEMNYEYIPAKLGSIEYHNHIKNNIPRMKRLRRNIHKYMVVNEEDNQIFNINQTKTLQDTINIAIAIYDNKEFKAISGSNDVAEFCTAPKDKDANFKSSKVNKLGKLGIGYNRVNDSEKKIFEEIHNQIESGKIKDYGNLTLYSKWEPCPSCYHVISQFCEKHKNINVQVKYSKEYGE, via the coding sequence ATGACGGAAATTTGTAACACATCAAATAATAGAAAAAAACAAAGATTAAAAATTAATAATATAAATGATCTTAAAGATGCATTAAGAAAAGAAGGATACAAAGAAATTAATTTAGAAGATATCAACTTTAAAGAAAATATAGCTAAAATTTTTAAAATAGATAATCCAGTAATAGACATTATGTATGAGTCTCTAAATAACAATGATATTACTTACAGAGCAGATAATGCTAATAATTTTATAGAGTATATGAAAAATATAAAATTATTTCAAAATGAGCACATTAAATTAAGTAAAAAGATAAATAAAATAAGAAAATTAAACATATCTAGAGTTGAGTATGAAAGAATTGTAAGTACCCAAGACAATGTTGATCATATGTTAAATGATATAGAAAAAATAAAAATTATCGTATCTAAAAAAATAAATCCAAAAGATATTTATAAACTAGAAAATTTAGAAAAACAATTAGACAAAGATTATATTTATGCAAAAGATATTGAACTTCTAAAAAAGATGATTGGTACTGGAAGAGGAAATAAAATAGAAGTGTATAATCACGACACTAAAACTAAAACAATATCAATAGAGATACCTGATGAGATGAATTATGAATATATTCCAGCTAAGCTAGGTAGTATAGAATATCATAATCATATAAAAAATAATATACCTAGAATGAAACGATTAAGAAGAAATATCCATAAATACATGGTAGTCAATGAAGAGGACAATCAAATATTTAATATAAATCAAACTAAAACTCTACAAGACACAATAAATATTGCAATAGCCATATATGATAATAAAGAATTCAAGGCAATAAGTGGGAGCAATGATGTAGCTGAATTTTGTACAGCACCAAAAGACAAGGATGCGAATTTTAAAAGTAGCAAGGTTAATAAGTTAGGAAAGTTAGGAATAGGATATAATCGAGTAAATGATAGTGAAAAAAAGATATTTGAAGAAATTCATAATCAAATAGAATCGGGAAAAATTAAAGATTATGGAAATCTTACATTGTATAGTAAGTGGGAGCCATGTCCAAGTTGTTATCATGTGATTAGCCAGTTTTGTGAAAAGCATAAAAATATAAATGTACAGGTTAAATATAGCAAAGAATATGGAGAATAA
- a CDS encoding NAD(+)/NADH kinase, with amino-acid sequence MFQLKIERTGTIVNRIVTIKSNDIEKSIKTKKILSENLIKRGFKVIDYLHEKTELIISIGGDGSFLKIVNTLEFTDKLFVGINTGHLGFFTDVTVEEIDKFIDLYISKSYIVQSLPILNTKIITEYREVNIYTINEVVIKCDKSKVIHANINIDGNKIQKISGDGIIISTPTGSTAHNYSARGSIVDPSMNVIQLTSINHLNTNVYRSFSSSILFSFQSELEVVPEYSFEKSMLIVVDGVEYKFERVIKIKTQMTNQKINLFRMPNYNFWSRVSSKFL; translated from the coding sequence TTGTTTCAATTAAAAATAGAAAGGACAGGAACTATAGTGAATAGGATAGTAACAATAAAATCAAATGATATAGAGAAATCTATAAAAACTAAAAAAATTTTAAGTGAAAATTTAATAAAAAGAGGATTTAAAGTTATTGATTACCTTCATGAAAAAACAGAACTAATTATTTCTATAGGTGGAGATGGTTCTTTCCTAAAAATAGTTAATACACTTGAATTTACAGATAAATTATTTGTAGGAATAAACACAGGTCATCTTGGATTTTTTACTGATGTTACTGTAGAAGAAATAGATAAATTTATAGATTTATATATATCTAAAAGTTATATTGTACAAAGTTTACCTATTCTTAACACTAAAATAATTACAGAATATAGAGAAGTAAATATTTATACAATAAATGAAGTGGTTATAAAGTGTGATAAATCAAAAGTCATTCATGCAAATATAAATATAGATGGAAATAAGATTCAAAAAATAAGTGGAGATGGAATTATAATATCAACTCCAACAGGATCAACAGCTCACAACTACTCAGCTAGAGGGAGTATTGTAGATCCTAGTATGAACGTAATACAGTTAACTTCAATTAACCATTTAAACACCAATGTATATAGAAGTTTTAGTTCAAGTATATTATTTTCTTTTCAATCTGAGCTAGAAGTAGTACCTGAATATAGTTTTGAAAAATCGATGTTAATAGTAGTAGATGGAGTAGAGTATAAATTTGAAAGAGTAATAAAAATAAAAACACAGATGACTAATCAAAAAATAAATTTATTTAGAATGCCAAATTATAATTTTTGGAGTAGAGTTTCAAGTAAATTTTTATAA